From one Malus sylvestris chromosome 1, drMalSylv7.2, whole genome shotgun sequence genomic stretch:
- the LOC126617864 gene encoding SAL1 phosphatase — MAINWFRAVPKLRHSEPEFIRSHAFSLSFSPTKRAFSGSGRIATALSSSSSSMSYEKELAAAKKAASLAALLCQKVQKALLQSDVHSKSDKSPVTVADYGSQAIASLVLERELPCESFSLVAEEDSGDLRKESGQETLERIKKLVNDTLANSDFSSVSNLTTEDVLRAIDNGKSEGGSSGQHWVLDPIDGTKGFVRGDQYAIALGLLDEGKVVLGVLACPNLPLASISGNNQHSSYDKVGCLFFATVGTGTYMQPLDGSYPIKVHVSATENPEEASFFESFEAAHSLHDLSSSIAQKLGVKASPVRIDSQAKYGALSRGDGAIYLRFPHKGYREKIWDHAAGCIVVTEAGGVVADAAGNPLDFSKGKYLDLDTGIIVTNQKLMPLLLKAVRESLEEKLSSL, encoded by the exons atggctaTAAATTGGTTTAGAGCAGTGCCCAAATTACGACATTCAGAGCCCGAATTCATCAGGTCACACGCATTCTCACTCTCTTTCTCACCTACCAAAAGGGCTTTCTCTGGAAGTGGAAGAATAGCAACAGCtttatcatcttcttcttcttcaatgtcCTACGAAAAGGAGCTCGCTGCTGCCAAAAAGGCTGCCTCACTCGCTGCTCTCCTCTGCCAG AAGGTGCAAAAGGCCCTATTGCAGTCAGATGTTCATTCAAAATCAGATAAAAGTCCAGTTACAGTGGCGGATTACG GTTCACAGGCTATTGCGAGTTTGGTACTGGAAAGGGAACTTCCTTGTGAATCGTTCTCGCTTGTGGCCGAGGAG GACTCAGGAGATCTTCGGAAAGAAAGTGGGCAGGAAACACTAGAGCGCATAAAAAAACTTGTtaatgatactcttgccaacaGTGACTTTTCCAGTGTTTCTAATTTAACCACTGAAGATGTGCTCAGAGCTATTGACAATGGGAAATCTGAAGGTGGTTCTAGCGGCCAGCACTGGGTTCTAGATCCCATAGACGGAACCAAAGG GTTTGTTAGAGGAGATCAATATGCCATAGCATTGGGATTgctggatgaaggaaaagttGTGTTGGGTGTCCTGGCCTGTCCAAATCTTCCTCTTGCATCCATTAGTGGCAATAATCAGCATTCTTCATATGATAAAGTTGGTTGTCTTTTCTTTGCTACAGTTGGTACCGGAACATATATGCAGCCATTGGATGGTTCGTACCCGATAAAG GTGCATGTCAGCGCTACTGAAAATCCTGAAGAAGCTTCGTTTTTCGAATCTTTTGAAGCAGCACACTCCTTGCATGACTTGTCTAGCAGCATTGCTCAG aaACTTGGTGTCAAAGCCTCGCCAGTTAGAATTGACAGCCAGGCAAAGTATGGAGCACTTTCCAGAGGAGATGGAGCAATATATCTTCGTTTCCCCCATAAAGGATATCGTGAAAAAATATGGGATCATGCTGCTGGGTGCATTGTCGTGACTG AAGCTGGGGGTGTGGTCGCAGATGCTGCGGGGAACCCGTTGGATTTCTCAAAGGGGAAGTATCTTGATCTTGATACGGGCATAATCGTCACAAATCAGAAACTAATGCCATTACTATTGAAGGCAGTTAGAGAATCCCTCGAAGAAAAACTTTCATCTCTATGA